The following are encoded together in the Primulina tabacum isolate GXHZ01 chromosome 18, ASM2559414v2, whole genome shotgun sequence genome:
- the LOC142532954 gene encoding putative protein phosphatase 2C 14 → MMVPSTETSEVSMDAMNPSFSSSKERAKICGLNSDGLISCSLKRKRPPKIEIPNVLKEISTDVFKKCEAKEEGVGGDQGFCDYGVGVYSLKGKKKFMEDAHKILSSKDGIKKEFFGVYDGHGGSKAAEFVAENLHLRIFEMLENASESESREEAIKDGYLKTDDEFLKQGFGSGACCVTALIQGQELLVSNLGDCRAVLSRSGIAQGLTTDHCPTREDEQRRIEDKGGYVEFHRGAWRVHGTLAVSRSIGDAHLKDWVISEPDTKIMHLKPDMDFLILASDGLWEEVTNQEAVDVVTKLCSASTKQVVRSAPEMSNSLCPCTSPIAVTRSPRVSLVKTKRMLHHSRHTNKTSLKKVDDHGENRSPLSKIRRISSAQIKKNPFPHNENVDLVEKKPTCSALLTACKELVNLAVTRGSLDDITVMIVDLKCYQDVQSSAN, encoded by the exons ATGATGGTACCAAGCACTGAAACCAGTGAAGTATCTATGGACGCAATGAATCCTTCTTTTTCTTCAAGTAAAGAAAGAGCAAAAATTTGTGGGCTAAACTCAGATGGATTGATTTCCTGTTCTTTGAAGAGAAAGAGACCCCCCAAGATTGAGATCCCAAATGTTTTAAAAGAAATCTCTACTGATGTATTCAAGAAATGTGAGGCTAAAGAGGAAGGTGTTGGTGGTGATCAAGGTTTCTGTGATTATGGGGTTGGTGTTTATTCTTTGAAGGGCAAAAAAAAGTTCATGGAAGATGCCCATAAGATTCTTTCTTCAAAGGACGGGATTAAAAAG GAATTTTTTGGAGTGTATGATGGGCATGGAGGAAGCAAGGCTGCAGAGTTTGTGGCAGAGAATTTGCATTTGAGAATATTTGAAATGTTGGAGAATGCTTCTGAAAGTGAATCAAGAGAAGAAGCCATCAAAGATGGGTACCTGAAAACAGATGATGAATTTCTGAAGCAG GGATTCGGTAGCGGTGCATGTTGTGTAACTGCATTGATTCAAGGACAGGAGTTGTTAGTTTCGAACTTGGGAGACTGCAGAGCAGTTTTGAGTAGGAGTGGAATAGCCCAAGGCCTAACAACCGATCATTGCCCTACTCGTGAGGATGAACAACGGAGAATAGAGGATAAG GGTGGATACGTGGAGTTCCATCGTGGAGCTTGGAGAGTTCATGGAACACTCGCAGTTTCAAGAAGTATTGGAGATGCCCATCTGAAAGACTGGGTGATCTCTGAGCCTGATACAAAGATTATGCACTTAAAACCAGATATGGATTTTCTGATTTTAGCTTCTGATGGGCTTTGGGAAGAG GTCACGAATCAAGAAGCAGTAGACGTTGTGACAAAGTTATGCTCTGCTAGTACTAAACAAGTTGTGAGATCGGCACCGGAGATGAGCAATAGTTTATGTCCTTGCACGAGTCCCATTGCCGTGACAAGATCACCAAGAGTTTCTTTGGTTAAAACGAAGAGGATGTTACACCATTCCCGCCATACAAATAAAACTTCTTTGAAAAAAGTTGATGATCATGGTGAAAATCGAAGCCCTCTATCAAAGATTCGAAGAATTTCAAGCGCTCAGATAAAGAAGAATCCATTTCCACACAACGAGAATGTAGACTTGGTCGAGAAAAAACCAACTTGTAGTGCGCTTCTGACTGCTTGCAAGGAGCTTGTAAACCTAGCTGTGACAAGAGGGAGtttggatgatataactgttatgATAGTCGACTTGAAATGTTACCAAGATGTTCAATCAAGTGCTAACTAA